A stretch of DNA from Phenylobacterium koreense:
GGTGCGGCGGACCGATTACCGGACGACCGTCACCATGACCTTCGAGCCGATCGACGGAGGGACGCGCACGCTCGTGGCGATCGAGGAGCGCGGCTGGCGCCAGACCGAGACCGGGTTGAAGGCTTCCTACGGCAACTGTCAGGGCTGGACGCAGATGCAGTGCGCCCTGAAGGCCTACCTCGAATACGGGATCAACCTGCGCGAGGGGATGTTCAAATAGACCCCGCGCCTGGCGCGTCGAAAACCGCTGGTCTCCCGTCGCGGCTCAGCGGAGATTGCCGCTCCAAGCTAAGCCAAGGGGAACACTATCATGGCGATCTCGCTCTACGACGTCAGCGTCGCGTCCTTCCTGCAGACCCTGGGTGGGGTGGCAGGCTTTCTCGATCGCGGCCTGGCGCACTGCCAGGACAACGGGATCGACCCGAACGAGATCGTCCAGTCGCGCATGTGCCCGGACATGTTCGATTTCCGCTTCCAGGTGCTGTCGGTCGCCAACCACTCGCTCGGCGCCATCGAGGGCGTGAGGGCCGGGGTCTTTTCGCCGGGCGGCGAGCATGACGCCAAGACCTACGAGGACCTGCAAAAGGTGATCGCCGACACCACCGCGGGGCTGAAGGCGCTGACGCCGGAAGAGATCAACACCTTCGAGGGCAAGGACGTCGCCTTCGAATTCCGCGGCAACCGCATTCCCTTCGTCGCCGAAAACTTCCTGATGTCGTTCTCGATGCCGAACCTGCACTTCCACGCCACCACCGCCTACGACCTGCTGCGCAGCCGCGGCGTGCCGATCGGCAAGCGGGACTATATGGGCGCGCTGCGGGTGAAGGCGTAGGCGAGCGACGCCGGAAGCGTTGATGCGCATGAATCCCCGGCGCGCCTACGCGGCCGGGGATGACGATAAGAAAGAGGGGCTCTCCTCCGCGCCTCAGCCCTGGCCGACGCGGCCTGGGGCTGGGAGCACGTCGATCAGCTCGATACGGAAGATCAGCACGCTGTTGGGCGGAATCTCGCCGCCGCCGGCGCCCTCTTCGCCATAGCCCATGGCCGGCGGGACATAGAGGATCCACTCGTCGCCCGGCCGCATGAGCTGCAGGGCTTCCTTCCAGGCCGGGATCAGGGCCGGTAGCGGCATGGCCGCCGGCTGGCCGCGCTCGTAGGAAGAGTCGAAGATCTTCCCGGAGACGAGCTTGCCTTCGTAGTGGACCTTCACCTCGTCTTGCGGGCCGGGCTTCAGCCCGGTCGCCGGCCCGGAGCGGACGACCCTGTACTGCACGCCAGAGGGCAGGGTCTGGACGCCCTCGGCCTTGGCGTTGGCGGCCATGAAGGTCTTGGCCTCGGCGGCCGACTTTTCGAGGTCGGCGGGGCTGACCGCCGGACCGCGCGAGCAGGCGGCCAGGGCCAAGGCGGCGATGAGGGGCAGGATGCGCTTCATGTCTGATCTTCCTAAACGGCGCGCGGCGGATAGCCGTGGTCGCGCAGCGCGTCCATGATCTCCTGGGTGTGCTGAGCGTCGCGGGTCTCGATCATGATGTCGAACTCCGCGCCCTTGGCCGGCACGTCGAGAGCCAGGCGGTTGTGCGCCACCTCGATGATGTTGGCGCCCATCTGGCCGATCACCGCCGAGACGGTGGCCAGCAGGCCGGGCCGGTCGTCGCCGATGATCCGCAGGGAGACCAGGCGCTGTTCGCGCACCAGTTCGCGGGTCAGGACCGAAGCCAGCAGGCGGGTGTCGATGTTGCCGCCGGTGATGATCAGCCCGACCTTCTTGCCTTTGAACTTGCTGGGATAGGCCAGCAGGGCGGCGAGCGAGGCCGCGCCCGCGCCCTCGACCACCGTCTTCTCGACGTTGCAGTAGAGCGCGACGGCCCGCTCGAAGTGCGGCTCCTCGATCAGCAGCACGTCGTCCAGCAGCGGCCGGGCGGTGGCGTAGGAGAGGTCGCCGACCTGCTTGACCGCGATGCCCTCGGCGATCGTGGCCCCGCCGCCGGTGACGGTGGCGCCGTTCACGCCGCGCATCTTGGCGGTGAACGAGGGGTACATGGCCGGCTCGACGCCCACCACCTCGATCCGGGGGTTGAGCGACTTGGCGACGGTGGCGCAACCGGCGATCAGGCCGCCGCCGCCGATCGGGATCGGCAGGCATTCGAGATCGGGGACGTCCTCGAGCATTTCGAGCGCCACCGTGCCCTGGCCGGCCATGACCTTCAGGTCGTTGAACGGGTGGACGAAGGCCAGGTCGCGCTCCTCGCGCAGCTTCAACGCGACTTGCGAGGCCTCGTCGTAATTGTCGCCGTCCAGCACGACTTCGGCGCCGTGGGCCCTCGTCTGCTGCACCTTCACGAAGGGGGTGGAGCGGGGCATGACGATGGTCACCGGGATGCCCAGCCGGGCGGCGTGATAGGCCAGGCCCTGGCTGTGGTTGCCGGCGGAGGCGGCGATGACGCCGCGGCCCTTCTCGTTGTCCGAGAGCTGCAGCAGGGTGTTGAGCGCCCCGCGCTCCTTGTAGGCGGCGGTGAACTGAAGGTTTTCGAACTTCACCCAGACCTCGGCGCCGGTAATTTCCGACAGCGTCCGCGAGTGGCGGCAGGGCGTGCGTTCGATGTGCCCTTTCAGCCGGTCTGCTGCGGCGCGTACGTCATCGAGAGAGAGGGTCATGTCGGAGCCGTTGTGGAAGGTGGGCCACGTCTAACGGCCTGCTCCCTTCACCGCAATGCAGCCGCCGGGATATGCATCGCCTATGACCCAGATGCCGCACGTCCCCGAGGGCGCAACCGTCATGCAGGCCCGCGAGGCCTTGGCGCGGGCTGGATGGCGGGAGGTCGGCGTCGGCGACTGGTCCTGGGTGATGAGCGATCCGGACGATCGACTCGCTGCGCGCCTGACTCCGTTCGATCCGGCCTACCGCCTGCACGCAGAGGCGATACTGGCCGGGCCGTCGAACCGTTGGCTGCCGAGGGTCGACGCCATCCTGCCGCTGGCGGGGGACGGTTATGTGGTGGTGATGGAACGGCTTTGGCCTGCCGGCGAGGATGAGGCCGCGGCCTTCTGCGCGGCGCTCGGCGTCCGCAATGACAGCGGCTACGAGCTCCGCGAGGACCTGGCGTTCGCGGCCGCGGACGCCGACCTCCTGGCCTTGCGCGAGCGGGTCCTGGGACTGAGCGCCGAGGGCGCGCGGCGCTACCGGCTGTGGGGCGGGTCGGACGTGCGGCCGGGCAATGTGATGGCCGATGCGGCCGGCGGCCTGAAGCTGGTGGACCCGATCTTCCTTCGCGGCCTGGCGGTGGTCGGGGCCATCCAGGAGGGGCGACGCGACCTGTTGGCCGACTTCACGCGCGCCCAGCTCGAAGCCTTCCTGACCATCCCGCCCTTCCAGCCGGGGCGCGAAACCGATGCGATCCGCGCCCGGCTGGCCAGCCTCTACGACTAGAGAAGCTCGGTGCGGCCCTTGGCCTTCAGCGCCTCGACCCCGTCGCGCACCGCGGTGGGGGCGTCGCGGCGGGTGACCATGACGACGCCGTTCTCCACCACCACCACGATGTCCTCGACCCCGGCCAGGATCACCGGCGGGCCGTCGGTGCGGACCAGGCTGTTGCGGGTCCCGACCGCCGTCACGTCGCCGTCGAGGGCGTCGCCGTTTTCGGTTCGGGGGGAGAGCTCCCAGAGCGCGCCCCAGTTGCCGACGTCGGCCCAGCCGATATCGGCCTCGACCACGCTGGCCTTGTCGGTCTTCTCCATCACCGCGACGTCGATGGCGATGTTGGGCGAGGCGACGAAGGTCTCGGAGAGGGCCACGACGTCGCCGGTCCGGATTGCGCCTTTGACAGCGGCCTCGGCGGCGGCGGCCACCTCGGGCGCCAGGCGGCGCGCCTCGGCGAGGAAGGCCCCGGCCTTGAAGAGGAACATGCCGCCGTTCCAGGTGTAGTTCGGGTCGGCGACGAAGCGCTGGGCGGTCGCGAGGTCCGGCTTCTCGACGAAGCTCGCCACCTTGCGCACGGCGCCTTCGCCCTGGGCCTGGATGTAGCCGTAGATGGTGGCCGGCCCGGTCGGCTTGAGGCCGAGCAGGACGATCTCGCCCGCCTCCGCGGCGGCGCGGCCGGCGGCGATGGCCGCGTGCAGGGCCGGCACGTCGGCGACCAGGTTGTCGGCGTGCATCAGCACCATCAGCGCTTCGGGGTCGATCTCCGCGCCGAAGGCGGCCGCGGCCACGGAGGCCGGCGCGGTGTTGCGCGGCGCCGGCTCGGTGATCAGGGCCTGGGGCGCGACGCCCGCATCGACGAGCTGCTCGCGCGCCAGGTCGGCGTGGCGGGCGGCGCAGATCACGATCGGAGCGGCGAAGCCTTCGCCGGTCAGCCGCCGGGCGGTGTCCTGGATCAGGGTGTTGTCGCCGCCCAGCCGGTGGAACTGCTTGGGTTTGGCGTTCCGCGACAGCGGCCACAGCCTCGTGCCTGCGCCGCCGGACATCAGGACGGGGATGATCTTGCTGGGTTCGGCCAAGGCGACCTCGCGGGTAAAGGACCAGGGGGCATGGATACCGGCTCGGCCGCCGTCGCGAAACCGGGCGCGACGAAGGCAGGGCAGGGCTGTAGAATGGCGAATGTGAGCGCATCTGTGATGAACATCGGAAAACCCTCCCGTCCGGCCCTGTTCCTCGACCGCGACGGCGTGCTGAACGAGGATCCCGGCTACGTGCATCGCTGGGAGGACTTCCACTGGATTTCCGGCGCGCGCGAGGCGGTCGCGGCCTTCAACGCCGCCGGCTGGTGGGTGTTCGTGGTGACCAACCAGTCCGGAGTCGGTCGCGGCTACTACGCCGAGGACGACGTGATCGCCCTGCATGCGAAGATGAGCGACAGCCTGGCCGAGGCCGGCGCGCGGATCGACGCCTTCTACTACTGCCCGCATCACCCCGAGGCCCAGGTCGAGGCCTATCGGCACCCCGACCCGCCCGACCGCAAGCCCAATCCAGGCATGATCTTGCGCGCCCTGGCCGAATGGCCGGTCGATCTTCCCCGGTCGATCATGGTCGGCGACAAGGAGAGCGACCTGGAGGCGGCGCGCCGCGCCGGCGTCCGCGGCCTGCATTTCACCGGCGGCGACCTCGCGATGTTCCTGAAATCCGAGATTTCGCCGGCCTGATCGGGCTCATCGGCCTCGATAGAGCAGCGTGACTATAATGTCGCACTGCAGCGATCCATGCCCTAATTTTGCATCGCGGGTGTCAAAAATCACCTTGCGACCCGTTGCGTACCCTGCGTCACCGCCTTATATGCAGTGCAACATTTGGTGCAGCGCACAAAGGAGATGGGCATGGCCCGCGCCATTGAGAGCTTCGTTGATCGGCTGATGGGCCCGTTCGCTCGTGAACTGGCGCGTATGCCGGCCTCGTCCTTCCGCTATCTGCTCGGCGGTTTCTAAGGCCCCGCCCGGCGGCGTCCCCTCCCCCCAAACCGCCGCCACGGCTCCTTAGAGTCTAAGCGCCGCCCCGTCCTCCCCGGGGCGGCGCTTTTGCGTCTGGAACCCAGGTTCGACGGAGGGTTCCGTAAGGTCCGGTCCTGTCACCTTGACGTAAACGGAAGCGTCCTTTTACGGTGTCAGCCAATAAGAACATGCGTCAGGGAGGATCGCATGCCTACCGACCTTCGCCGGCCAGTCCGGACCTACACCATTCGACAGCTATGCCTGGAATTCAAATGCACGCCCCGGGCCCTGCGCTTCTATGAGGACAAGGGGCTGATCTCGCCGGCCCGCGACGGGCTGAACCGGGTCTATTCCCACAAGGACCGGGGCCGGCTGCAGCTCATCCTGCGCGGCAAGCGCGTCGGCCTGTCGCTCACCGAGATCGGAGAGATCCTCGACCTTTATGAGCTGGACGACGGCGGGGCCACCCAGAACGCCAAGTCGCTGATGAAATTCCGCGAGCGGATCGTGGCCCTCGAGGCCCAGCGCGCGGACATCGACCAGGCGATCGAGGAGCTGCGCCGGGGCTGCGACGCCCTGGAGCGGCATCTGGCCCAGACCCGGCCGGACCTGCTTCCACGCGCGGCCGACTACGACCAGATGCTGCGCGAGCGGCTGGGCGATCTGGAACACGCCAAGTAGCAAGGCCACCCTGGCGGGTAGGCCCTGTCCAGAGCTAGAACGTCCCGACTTCCGGCGAGGTCGGGAGCCCCAAAGCCGTGATTGGAGCGGACATGCCCTACCAGCCCCCCGTACGCGACCACATCTTCCTGCTGCGCGATGTCCTTGAACTCGAGAAGTACGCGAACCTGCCCGGCTTCGCCGACGCCTCGATGGACGTGATCGAGCAGATCGTCGAGGAAGCGGGCCGCTTCACCGGCGAGGTGCTGGCGCCGCTCAACGCGGTAGGGGACAAGGAGGGCTGCGTCTGGAGCCCCGACCATACGGTCAAGACGCCGGCCGGGTTCAAGGAAGCCTATGCGCAACTGGTCGAAGGCGGCTGGCCGGCCCTGGGCGCCGAGCCCGCCTATGGCGGGCAGGGCCTGCCCTATGTGGTGAACCTCTCCTTCTCGGAGATGAGCTCCTCGGCCAACATGGCCTTCTCGATGTATCCGGGCCTGACCCACGGCGCCTATTCGGCGATCCTGAACGGCGGCTCCCAGGAGCAGAAGGATCTCTACCTGCCGAAGCTGACCTCGGGGCAGTGGGGCGGGACGATGAACCTGACCGAGCCCCATTGCGGCACCGACCTCGGCCTGCTGCGCACCAAGGCCGTGCCCCAGGGCGACGGGACCTACAAGATCACC
This window harbors:
- a CDS encoding FKBP-type peptidyl-prolyl cis-trans isomerase; protein product: MKRILPLIAALALAACSRGPAVSPADLEKSAAEAKTFMAANAKAEGVQTLPSGVQYRVVRSGPATGLKPGPQDEVKVHYEGKLVSGKIFDSSYERGQPAAMPLPALIPAWKEALQLMRPGDEWILYVPPAMGYGEEGAGGGEIPPNSVLIFRIELIDVLPAPGRVGQG
- a CDS encoding MerR family transcriptional regulator, translated to MPTDLRRPVRTYTIRQLCLEFKCTPRALRFYEDKGLISPARDGLNRVYSHKDRGRLQLILRGKRVGLSLTEIGEILDLYELDDGGATQNAKSLMKFRERIVALEAQRADIDQAIEELRRGCDALERHLAQTRPDLLPRAADYDQMLRERLGDLEHAK
- a CDS encoding mannose-1-phosphate guanylyltransferase codes for the protein MAEPSKIIPVLMSGGAGTRLWPLSRNAKPKQFHRLGGDNTLIQDTARRLTGEGFAAPIVICAARHADLAREQLVDAGVAPQALITEPAPRNTAPASVAAAAFGAEIDPEALMVLMHADNLVADVPALHAAIAAGRAAAEAGEIVLLGLKPTGPATIYGYIQAQGEGAVRKVASFVEKPDLATAQRFVADPNYTWNGGMFLFKAGAFLAEARRLAPEVAAAAEAAVKGAIRTGDVVALSETFVASPNIAIDVAVMEKTDKASVVEADIGWADVGNWGALWELSPRTENGDALDGDVTAVGTRNSLVRTDGPPVILAGVEDIVVVVENGVVMVTRRDAPTAVRDGVEALKAKGRTELL
- a CDS encoding DUF1993 domain-containing protein; the encoded protein is MAISLYDVSVASFLQTLGGVAGFLDRGLAHCQDNGIDPNEIVQSRMCPDMFDFRFQVLSVANHSLGAIEGVRAGVFSPGGEHDAKTYEDLQKVIADTTAGLKALTPEEINTFEGKDVAFEFRGNRIPFVAENFLMSFSMPNLHFHATTAYDLLRSRGVPIGKRDYMGALRVKA
- a CDS encoding D-glycero-alpha-D-manno-heptose-1,7-bisphosphate 7-phosphatase, whose protein sequence is MANVSASVMNIGKPSRPALFLDRDGVLNEDPGYVHRWEDFHWISGAREAVAAFNAAGWWVFVVTNQSGVGRGYYAEDDVIALHAKMSDSLAEAGARIDAFYYCPHHPEAQVEAYRHPDPPDRKPNPGMILRALAEWPVDLPRSIMVGDKESDLEAARRAGVRGLHFTGGDLAMFLKSEISPA
- a CDS encoding threonine ammonia-lyase; amino-acid sequence: MTLSLDDVRAAADRLKGHIERTPCRHSRTLSEITGAEVWVKFENLQFTAAYKERGALNTLLQLSDNEKGRGVIAASAGNHSQGLAYHAARLGIPVTIVMPRSTPFVKVQQTRAHGAEVVLDGDNYDEASQVALKLREERDLAFVHPFNDLKVMAGQGTVALEMLEDVPDLECLPIPIGGGGLIAGCATVAKSLNPRIEVVGVEPAMYPSFTAKMRGVNGATVTGGGATIAEGIAVKQVGDLSYATARPLLDDVLLIEEPHFERAVALYCNVEKTVVEGAGAASLAALLAYPSKFKGKKVGLIITGGNIDTRLLASVLTRELVREQRLVSLRIIGDDRPGLLATVSAVIGQMGANIIEVAHNRLALDVPAKGAEFDIMIETRDAQHTQEIMDALRDHGYPPRAV